From Argopecten irradians isolate NY chromosome 12, Ai_NY, whole genome shotgun sequence, one genomic window encodes:
- the LOC138335893 gene encoding uncharacterized protein — protein MDGVPFVTQCPILAGQTFTYDFIAEPKGTYWYHAHTGTMRVKGLNGALIIRERQSTMPEHIMTVQGWNHHWGGDMDHQKMNFGSFQNRVSQPTTDSIDGGHFSRFFLTSVLINGRGRYYSNMTTGEHNGAPLTVFTVNPSVTYKFRVIHVGALYPIRVSVDSHELTVIASDGFDVQPVNAESFIINPGERYDFTIVTNQNADNYWIRAETLEIGLTHKAEAIMRYSNGPVVQEPATSRKTCTGNDRCLVINCPFTTFPADTYTDCLRFDHLRSLANNDPAPVPTSADTFKEYHLNFAFPGTTHWPSTINGRKFKFPQVSALQQPFEIDSTCDKVDCGEEKLCECTHTLDIRHNDVVQLVLTNMGIGTGWSHPVHLHGYSFYVLKMGYANYNMTTAKFISQNSDIDCRGNKPMAESFCNSATWRNSSWLGDNVPGLELANAPRKDTLIIPSGGYAVIRIKADNPGVWLMHCHIQLHSEDGMVMLLNNSYSRHPAPPKGFPICHGYPSQYREEYEDQLRMTPAPNVETVTKTVKVPSEEGYGMKTFWVMFSVLGIIILLLLAYILHLRKEVKTAKKERKYLPDTITQSKDGKDNPAFTTATKY, from the exons ATGGACGGCGTCCCATTTGTGACACAGTGCCCCATCCTCGCCGGCCAGACCTTCACGTATGACTTCATTGCGGAACCTAAAGGGACCTACTGGTACCATGCCCATACTGGTACAATGAGGGTAAAAGGGCTGAATGGGGCACTTATAATCAGGGAGAGACAGTCAACGATGCCAGAACACATTATGACAGTCCAGGGCTGGAACCACCACTGGGGAGGCGACATGGATCACCAGAAGATGAATTTCGGCAGCTTTCAGAATCGCGTGTCACAACCAACTACGGATTCCATTGATGGCGGCCATTTCAGCCGATTTTTCCTGACTTCGGTGCTAATTAATGGTAGAGGGAGATACTACAGTAACATGACGACTGGTGAACACAATGGCGCCCCTCTCACAGTTTTCACTGTTAATCCTAGTGTCACGTACAAGTTTAGGGTCATCCACGTCGGAGCATTATATCCTATCCGGGTCTCAGTTGACAGTCATGAACTGACCGTCATTGCTTCTGACGGCTTTGACGTACAACCTGTTAACGCAGAATCATTCATCATAAACCCAGGGGAGAGGTACGATTTCACGATAGTAACCAATCAAAATGCAGATAACTACTGGATTCGGGCTGAAACACTAGAAATAGGACTTACTCATAAAGCTGAAGCAATAATGCGCTATAGCAATGGTCCAGTAGTACAGGAACCAGCCACCTCGAGGAAGACTTGTACAGGAAACGATCGATGTCTTGTCATCAACTGTCCGTTCACGACATTTCCAGCCGATACATACACCGACTGTCTCAGGTTTGATCATCTTAGATCGTTAGCCAACAACGATCCTGCTCCCGTCCCGACGTCCGCTGATACTTTCAAAGAATACCATCTAAATTTCGCTTTTCCAGGAACAACGCATTGGCCGTCAACTATAAACGGAAGGAAATTCAAGTTTCCACAAGTGTCGGCGTTGCAGCAGCCATTCGAGATCGACTCGACATGTGACAAAGTCGACTGTGGTGAAGAAAAACTATGTGAATGTACacacacattagatatcagacaCAACGATGTTGTTCAATTGGTGTTGACCAATATGGGGATTGGCACAGGCTGGTCCCACCCCGTCCACCTTCACGGCTACTCTTTCTACGTATTGAAAATGGGATATGCTAACTACAACATGACAACGGCGAAGTTTATATCTCAGAATAGCGATATCGACTGTAGAGGGAATAAACCTATGGCAGAAAGCTTCTGTAACAGCGCCACATGGAGAAATTCAAGTTGGCTTGGTGACAACGTCCCTGGACTTGAGCTGGCAAACGCTCCTCGGAAGGACACGCTGATCATACCTAGCGGAGGGTACGCTGTGATAAGAATCAAGGCCGATAATCCTGGAGTTTGGCTCATGCACTGCCACATTCAGCTTCACTCTGAGGACGGAATGGTCATGCTACTGAACAATTCCTACAGCAGACACCCGGCCCCGCCTAAAGGATTCCCAATCTGTCACGGGTATCCGTCCCAGTACCGGGAAGAGTACGAGGACCAGCTGAGGATGACACCGGCCCCTAACGTAGAGACGGTCACAAAGACCGTGAAGGTGCCATCGGAAG AGGGGTATGGAATGAAAACATTCTGGGTGATGTTTTCTGTTCTCGGAATTATAATCCTGCTTCTGCTCGCCTATATCCTTCATCTACGAAAGGAAGTTAAAACGGCCAAAAAAGAACGGAAGTATCTGCCTGACACTATAACACAAAGCAAAGACGGAAAGGATAATCCGGCATTTACAACTGCCACGAAATACTAA